In one window of Erythrolamprus reginae isolate rEryReg1 chromosome 1, rEryReg1.hap1, whole genome shotgun sequence DNA:
- the LOC139157739 gene encoding beta-defensin 13-like, which yields MRTIFMLWALFLFLCQAVPAKGDLYDSLVCRNNHGRCRRICFHHEQVIGTCTNGRQRCCKGTT from the exons ATGAGGACCATTTTTATGCTTTGGGCCCTGTTCCTCTTTCTCTGCCAGGCTGTTCCAG caAAGGGGGACCTTTATGACAGTTTGGTGTGCCGCAACAATCACGGGCGTTGCAGGAGAATTTGTTTCCACCACGAACAGGTGATTGGCACTTGTACAAATGGCCGGCAACGCTGCTGCAAGGGAACTACATGA